One Mucilaginibacter ginkgonis genomic region harbors:
- a CDS encoding aminotransferase class I/II-fold pyridoxal phosphate-dependent enzyme has product MDVKELTVQCDQNIKSALEGLNTTGLGILFVTDNNNILSGIITDGDIRRALLAGKELSSAIKDVMNLDYTSLPVDTDNSVILDAITNKVKIIPLVDVAGKLVDYASINKIRRISVASPLLNGNELAYVTDCIKSSWISSQGKYVREFEKIFTDYHGGMPALAVSNGTVALHLALDALGITKGDEVLVADLTFAASVNSIIYTGATPVLIDIEPDTWNIDLTKAEEKVTANTKAIMPVHLYGHPCDMDAVAAFAKKYNLLVIEDCAEALGSFYNGKPVGVFGDVSTYSFYGNKTITTGEGGMVVFKDSAIAERAAMLRDHGMQKTKRYWHAEVGYNYRLTNIQAAIGVAQFEKIDEFLAAKRHIAKTYNQTLARSPYFQIPAEKENTVNSYWLYTFLVNESAPFKREELMEYLNNTGVETRPVFFPMHQMPPYLNFGKPEDLKVSIHVSECGMSLPSSVNLTDIELNHICNSINEFVKKFE; this is encoded by the coding sequence ATGGATGTTAAAGAATTAACAGTACAGTGTGACCAGAATATTAAAAGTGCCCTTGAAGGTCTGAATACCACGGGATTGGGCATACTATTTGTAACTGACAATAATAATATTTTATCCGGCATAATTACAGACGGTGATATAAGACGCGCCCTATTAGCAGGTAAAGAACTTAGTTCTGCAATTAAGGATGTGATGAACCTGGACTATACTTCACTTCCTGTCGATACCGACAACAGCGTTATACTAGACGCTATTACAAATAAAGTTAAGATTATTCCTTTAGTTGATGTGGCTGGTAAACTTGTTGATTATGCTTCTATCAACAAGATAAGAAGAATATCAGTTGCGTCGCCTCTACTTAATGGCAATGAATTGGCTTATGTTACTGACTGCATTAAGTCTAGTTGGATATCATCTCAAGGAAAGTACGTACGCGAGTTCGAAAAAATTTTTACTGATTATCATGGTGGAATGCCTGCCCTGGCTGTTAGCAATGGTACGGTAGCCTTGCACCTTGCACTTGACGCCTTAGGCATTACCAAGGGTGACGAGGTGCTCGTAGCAGATCTTACTTTCGCCGCATCAGTTAATTCGATAATATATACCGGTGCTACGCCTGTATTGATAGATATTGAACCTGATACCTGGAATATAGATTTAACTAAGGCCGAGGAAAAAGTTACAGCAAATACTAAAGCTATTATGCCTGTACACTTATATGGGCACCCTTGTGATATGGATGCTGTTGCAGCCTTTGCAAAAAAATACAATTTATTAGTAATTGAAGATTGTGCAGAGGCTTTAGGAAGTTTTTATAACGGTAAACCTGTAGGGGTTTTCGGTGATGTTTCTACTTATAGTTTTTATGGAAACAAAACAATTACTACCGGCGAAGGTGGAATGGTTGTCTTTAAAGACTCTGCTATTGCAGAAAGAGCTGCCATGCTTAGAGATCATGGTATGCAAAAGACCAAAAGATACTGGCATGCAGAGGTTGGTTACAATTACAGATTAACTAATATACAAGCTGCTATAGGTGTGGCACAATTCGAAAAAATTGACGAATTTTTAGCGGCTAAAAGACATATCGCCAAAACCTATAACCAAACACTGGCTAGGAGCCCTTATTTTCAGATTCCGGCAGAGAAAGAAAATACCGTTAATTCTTATTGGCTTTACACATTTCTCGTTAATGAATCAGCTCCATTTAAAAGGGAAGAACTAATGGAGTATCTAAATAATACCGGCGTTGAAACAAGACCTGTATTTTTTCCAATGCATCAAATGCCACCTTATTTAAATTTTGGAAAACCAGAAGATTTAAAGGTTTCTATCCACGTGTCTGAATGTGGTATGAGTTTACCTTCTTCGGTAAACTTAACAGACATAGAGCTTAATCATATTTGTAATTCGATAAACGAGTTTGTAAAGAAATTTGAATAA
- a CDS encoding Gfo/Idh/MocA family protein, which yields MKILIIGLGSMGKRRIRNLKALNISDICGFDQRADRRKEAEDLYGIKTYSTFEDALATKVDALVISVPPDIHHVYMKHAIKEQLPFFVEASVVDDDMDSIIKDVEQAGILAAPSSTMTFHPAIKKIMSFVTEGVLGKITNVIYHSGQYLPDWHTYETVKEFYVSNKSTGGAREIVPFELTWLVKLLGFPAAVTGLFKKTIEITGAEEIDDTYNALFDYGSFILNLSIDVVSRLATRKLLINGSEGQLQWDWNDDYITVYTPDQGSLKHHFSLIDAQAGYNKNITEQMYIEEMDAFIQSINQNRPFVNDLRQDHKVLKLLYALEESGNNAKTVKIEW from the coding sequence ATGAAAATATTGATAATTGGTCTTGGTTCTATGGGGAAACGTAGAATAAGAAACCTCAAAGCGTTAAATATTTCAGACATATGCGGTTTTGACCAACGTGCCGACAGGAGAAAGGAAGCAGAAGATTTATATGGCATCAAAACCTATTCAACATTTGAAGATGCTTTAGCTACAAAGGTTGATGCACTTGTTATTTCTGTCCCGCCCGATATCCATCATGTTTACATGAAGCACGCAATAAAAGAGCAATTGCCTTTTTTTGTAGAAGCAAGTGTAGTCGATGACGATATGGACAGCATTATTAAAGATGTTGAGCAAGCAGGCATACTTGCTGCACCATCGTCAACAATGACTTTTCATCCGGCCATTAAAAAAATAATGTCGTTTGTTACTGAAGGAGTTTTAGGAAAAATAACAAACGTAATCTATCATTCAGGACAATATTTACCAGATTGGCACACCTATGAAACAGTAAAGGAATTTTATGTGTCAAATAAATCTACCGGCGGGGCGAGAGAAATTGTCCCTTTTGAACTTACATGGTTAGTTAAGCTTTTAGGGTTTCCTGCAGCTGTTACCGGTTTATTCAAAAAAACGATTGAAATAACCGGTGCTGAAGAAATAGATGATACATACAATGCGTTGTTTGATTATGGATCATTTATCCTTAACCTAAGTATAGATGTTGTTTCAAGGCTTGCTACGAGGAAATTACTTATCAACGGGTCTGAAGGTCAATTACAATGGGACTGGAACGATGATTATATAACGGTTTACACACCCGATCAAGGTAGTTTAAAACATCATTTCAGCTTAATAGATGCTCAAGCGGGGTACAACAAAAACATCACAGAGCAAATGTATATCGAAGAGATGGACGCATTTATTCAATCGATAAATCAAAACCGGCCATTCGTTAACGATTTGAGGCAAGATCATAAAGTCTTAAAACTTTTATATGCATTAGAGGAGTCTGGTAATAACGCTAAAACTGTTAAAATAGAGTGGTAG
- a CDS encoding cytidylyltransferase domain-containing protein — protein MVGILFTARLGSSRLSKKHLFEANSRTFIEWLTGRFANEFRTEIENGEVKLVLATSSEPENTAFEKVLKPLGVEVFYGANSNIPQRHLSCAQKFNMDQIISIDGDDILCSTYAARQVFQAFVNVTSADIIEAVGLPLGMNCSGYTVAYLDQSLKNYKQEKKIETGWGRVFVNPKKEVIRCGNYDIYDKLRLTLDYEDDRVFFATVIDFFGDKILDIKDEKLIDGIKANKFDEINNHLFDIYWDNFNSLKAEEQREA, from the coding sequence GTGGTAGGTATTTTATTTACAGCAAGGCTAGGTTCAAGCAGGTTATCTAAAAAGCATTTATTTGAGGCGAATAGCCGCACTTTCATTGAATGGTTGACCGGGCGCTTCGCCAACGAGTTTCGGACGGAAATTGAAAATGGCGAAGTTAAATTGGTTTTGGCTACATCCAGCGAGCCGGAGAATACTGCTTTTGAAAAAGTATTGAAACCATTGGGCGTCGAAGTGTTTTATGGAGCAAATTCAAATATTCCTCAGCGGCATTTAAGTTGCGCGCAAAAATTTAACATGGATCAAATCATTTCGATCGATGGAGATGATATTTTATGTTCAACATATGCGGCCCGGCAAGTTTTTCAGGCATTTGTAAATGTTACATCCGCCGACATCATAGAAGCGGTCGGTCTTCCGCTTGGAATGAATTGTTCCGGCTATACAGTGGCCTATCTTGATCAATCGTTAAAGAACTACAAGCAGGAAAAAAAGATTGAAACCGGGTGGGGACGCGTCTTTGTGAATCCAAAAAAGGAAGTTATAAGATGTGGAAATTATGATATATATGATAAACTGCGTTTAACACTTGACTATGAGGATGACCGAGTGTTTTTTGCAACCGTTATTGATTTTTTTGGAGATAAAATCCTTGATATCAAAGATGAAAAATTGATTGACGGTATTAAAGCGAACAAATTTGATGAGATAAACAATCATCTATTCGATATTTATTGGGACAATTTTAATTCACTAAAAGCTGAAGAGCAACGCGAAGCGTGA